The proteins below are encoded in one region of Gemmatimonadota bacterium:
- a CDS encoding DUF1761 domain-containing protein, with amino-acid sequence MHEVNLLAVLVAGFVPMIVGMLWYGPLFGKRWLAMMETTAEEIQEGFNPLKTYGVSFLLALLTAYILAQLIEDSGGSALVGAHVGLLALVGFVLPVAHQSVAFEKRKAGLAWLNVAYNGVALVGQAVVVAVWR; translated from the coding sequence ATGCATGAAGTGAACCTGCTCGCGGTGCTGGTCGCGGGATTCGTGCCGATGATCGTCGGCATGCTCTGGTACGGCCCGCTCTTCGGCAAGCGCTGGCTCGCCATGATGGAGACGACCGCCGAGGAGATCCAGGAGGGGTTCAACCCCCTGAAGACGTACGGGGTGAGCTTCCTGTTGGCCCTGCTCACCGCCTACATCCTGGCTCAACTGATCGAGGACTCCGGCGGCTCCGCGCTGGTCGGCGCGCACGTGGGACTGCTGGCGCTCGTCGGCTTCGTGCTCCCGGTCGCTCACCAGTCCGTCGCGTTCGAGAAGCGCAAGGCGGGGCTCGCTTGGCTGAACGTCGCCTACAACGGAGTCGCGCTCGTCGGTCAGGCGGTCGTGGTCGCGGTCTGGAGGTAG